AGGGCGGCCAGCAGGCCACCGACGACAACCTTCGGTACATCGGCTGAACCTTTTTACTGCGGGGGGTGCGCTCCCTCGCTCCGCTCGGTCGCCCACCCCCGTCTGCTCACGGGCGGCGAAGCCGCCCGTTCGCACGGCCAGCGGGACGGCGGAGCCGTCCCGCTCGGCTTGCAAAAACGTTCATGAAAAACACCCGCTCGCTCGGCCTGCGGCCTCGCTCACGGTAGAACTTCTAAACATCATCCGCGGCCGCCAACGCACAGCACCGCCCGAGCCCTCGGCCACTCACTTCGTTCGGGCCTCGCCCTCGGTCCACCAGGCCCGCACCGCAACCGCACTACAACTTGCATCGCGGCCACAGCGCCGCCGCAACCGCCGCCACACCACAGTCGCTACGCCCTCAGTCCTCGTTTCGAGCGCGCTCGATCCGACTTTCGGCCTGGCGGAAGAGACCCCGAAACGTCGTGACCTCCCGGCCGGTGGGATGAGCACGACCGAGCAACCGCCGGATGAGGCGACCGGTCTTCGCGTGCTTCTCCTCGGGGTGGTCGATCGCGTCGAGGAACGAGTCGAACTGGTCGTAGAGCCCTTCGAGCGCGCGCTCGTCGGCGCGTTCGTGTCGGTTGCCGGGATGCTGGCTCCCGTCGAGATGCAGATCACGGAGTTCGTAGAGCGCGACCGTCGCGGCCTGGCCGAGATTGAGAACCGGGTACTCGGGGCTCGCAGGGATCGAACACACCTCGTCGATCCGCACGATCTCCTCGTTCGATAATCCCGTACTCTCGCGGCCGAACACCAGCGCCACGTCGCTCTCGACCCCGGCGAGATGGTCGCGGAGTTCGGCCGGGGTTTTGAACGGATAGCGGACGTGTTTTCGCCCGTCGCGGTTCGTGGTTGCGGTGAAGCCAATGGTGTAGAAATCGGTGACGAGCGACTCGAAGCTCACGACGTCGTGATTCGGGAGGACGTCTTCGCGTGCGTGGCCGGCGAAGCCGTACGCCTCGCCGTCGGGGTCGAGTTCGGGCGGATCGACCAGTTTCAGATCACTGAACCCGAAGTTCTTCATCGCCCGCGCGATCGTCCCGACGTTGCCTGGCGTCTGGGGATCGACGACGGCGACCACTACCTCGCCCATCAGTCGATGTCGAGACTGTCGAGGTCGACCGTGTTCGCCTCCCGTTCGGCTTCGGCGGCCGACGTGGTGCCCGAGACCTGTGGCACCGCGGTCGGATCGGTGTCGACGTGTTCGAGGCCGGCGTAGTCCTCCGGCGCGCGGCCGCCGTCGAGGAACCACTCGTGGAAAGCGTCCTGGAGTTCGGGTTCACCGCGGCGCTCGCTGCCGCCCTCCTCACGATACCAGTAGAGGAAGTCGGGCTCGTGGACATCACAGACCACGACCTCGCTCAGGGGTTCGCCGTAGACCGCCGCAGCCACGTTGCACGCGTCGAGGTTCTCGTCGCCATGAAGCAGCCAGCAGGCGTGACACGGCGATCCGATCACCTCTCGGAGCCGAGCCACACGCTGGCGGGTCTCGGGGTCCATCGCGTCGATCGCCATGATCTCGCCGTCGTCGGTGAACACCGCCGACTCGTCGAACCGCCAGCCCCGCAGCCCGATACTTACCTTGCCCATACCGCGAGAAAGTGACTCGCGCCTAAAAGTCGCGCGTGTCGCGGACCCGCCTGACAGCTACAACGACCGCTGGAGGGATTGTAGCCGGGCGATCCGATCGTCGGTGTCCGGGTGGGTTCGCAGGATTCGTGCGGCGATCTCCCTGAGCGGCTGTGTTTCGCGGTAGAGGTACGGCGCGCGATCGCCCTCCGGGCCGAGCATCATCGGCTCTCGGGACTCGGCTTCGGCCGGTTCGAGCGGAACGATCGAGAAGGCGGCGATGCTTGCGCTCGCGCGGGCGTCCGTGGTCGGGATTCCCGTGGCCGCTTCGTCGAGCGTCGACAGCGCGCTCGCGAGCGCGGCCGGCGAGCCGGCGATGGCGACTGCGCCGCGGTCGGCCGCGAGTTCACGGTGTCGCGAGAGCAGACGGAACATCACCCGGCCGACAACCCAGAACAGCCCCGCGACGGCGAAGGTGACGGCTCCGACGATGCCGCCGACCGAGCTGCTCTCGTGATTCGGGTCCTCCCAGCCGCTGCTCGCCCAGTCCATCAGCGTCTGTGCGACGACCAGCGGCAACGCCATCGCCATCATCACCGCGACATCGCGGTTCTTGACGTGGGCGAGTTCGTGAGCGACGACCGCCGACAGCTCGTCTCCGTCGAGCACGTCGAGCAGCCCAGTCGAGACGACGAGCGTCGCCCCGTCCCGGGTGTAACCGGTCGTGAAGGCCCGTGGCGCGGTCGTCTCGGCCACCAGTACGGTCGGAACCGGGAGGTCTGCCTGGCGGGCAACGCGATTGACGAGACGGTGGAGATCGGGGAACTCCTCGGGGGACGGCTCACGCGCGTCGACGCCCCGGAGGACGAGCGAGTCGCCGTAGCGCCCTTCGATGACGACGATGGCGACGACGAGTACGATCGTCGCACCCGCGCCGGCGACCTCAGTCAGTCCACCGGGAAGGTAGCCGTTCCGCGCGGCGAGGGCGGCCAGCCACGAGAACGCGACGAACAGCACGCCGGCAAGCGCCGCTGCCACGACGGCGAGCGACCCGACGGCCACGACCATTCGAACGCGGAGCATCCAGTCGTTCGTCCACTCCATCGTCGGGTGGTCATCGGCCGACGGAATACATCCATCGTTCCGAAAACCACAGACCGGGCCGGCTTTGTACGACGAAGCCGTCCAACCCACATGACCGTCGACGCCGCCGGCCTTCCGATCGGCGACGATCACCCGCCACGGATCATGGGCGTGCTCAACGTCAGCGACGAGTCACCCTACGATCCGAGCGTCTTCGCCGACCCCGACCAGGCCGCCGAGTACGTCGACGACCTCATCGCCGAAGGGGCGGACATCATTGATGTGGGCCTCGAATCCGCGAACAAGCGCTTCGATGTGCTTTCGGCCGATGAGGAACGCGACCGGCTCGACACCGCGCTCGAAACGATCGAGCGCGCCCGCGACGACGCGGTGTTCTCGATCGAAA
This sequence is a window from Halococcus salifodinae DSM 8989. Protein-coding genes within it:
- a CDS encoding RNA methyltransferase; the encoded protein is MGEVVVAVVDPQTPGNVGTIARAMKNFGFSDLKLVDPPELDPDGEAYGFAGHAREDVLPNHDVVSFESLVTDFYTIGFTATTNRDGRKHVRYPFKTPAELRDHLAGVESDVALVFGRESTGLSNEEIVRIDEVCSIPASPEYPVLNLGQAATVALYELRDLHLDGSQHPGNRHERADERALEGLYDQFDSFLDAIDHPEEKHAKTGRLIRRLLGRAHPTGREVTTFRGLFRQAESRIERARNED
- a CDS encoding M48 family metalloprotease, with the translated sequence MEWTNDWMLRVRMVVAVGSLAVVAAALAGVLFVAFSWLAALAARNGYLPGGLTEVAGAGATIVLVVAIVVIEGRYGDSLVLRGVDAREPSPEEFPDLHRLVNRVARQADLPVPTVLVAETTAPRAFTTGYTRDGATLVVSTGLLDVLDGDELSAVVAHELAHVKNRDVAVMMAMALPLVVAQTLMDWASSGWEDPNHESSSVGGIVGAVTFAVAGLFWVVGRVMFRLLSRHRELAADRGAVAIAGSPAALASALSTLDEAATGIPTTDARASASIAAFSIVPLEPAEAESREPMMLGPEGDRAPYLYRETQPLREIAARILRTHPDTDDRIARLQSLQRSL